A region of Vitis vinifera cultivar Pinot Noir 40024 chromosome 15, ASM3070453v1 DNA encodes the following proteins:
- the LOC104881844 gene encoding uncharacterized protein LOC104881844, which produces MHIRKASSTDRLTDPVLDHEDSLQVQLGASYNSVFFNGDKMSVRSLLEEELNEKLSFLGGLAAAFRDQVHTDIEVKPGHNGPSLFAHRALLAARSEIFKNMLDTDGCKVAPRNAITLPELNHEELDSLLEFLYSGAMTAGQAYEAMNNAGYPDSDMIVIQRQQCTLPTLHQPNQQMSLLQRRSQAACQCKYPFLEFLNQEPAVLIPCPMGTVPLVD; this is translated from the coding sequence ATGCATATAAGAAAAGCAAGTTCAACTGACCGGCTAACAGATCCCGTGTTGGATCATGAAGACAGCTTGCAGGTCCAACTAGGGGCATCCTATAATTCAGTTTTTTTTAATGGAGATAAGATGTCAGTCAGGTCACTTTTAGAAGAGGAACTTAATGAGAAATTAAGCTTTCTTGGAGGATTGGCTGCTGCTTTCAGAGACCAAGTTCACACTGATATTGAAGTCAAGCCAGGCCACAATGGACCTTCTCTATTTGCACATAGAGCATTATTGGCAGCAAGGTCAGAGATCTTCAAGAACATGCTCGACACAGATGGATGCAAAGTTGCACCACGTAATGCCATAACACTCCCGGAATTAAACCATGAAGAGCTTGACTCTCTCCTTGAGTTCCTCTACAGTGGAGCCATGACCGCAGGGCAAGCTTATGAAGCAATGAACAATGCTGGGTACCCGGATTCTGACATGATTGTTATCCAACGACAACAGTGTACCCTCCCTACTCTGCACCAGCCCAACCAACAAATGTCTCTCCTCCAGAGACGCTCCCAAGCAGCATGCCAATGCAAATACCCTTTTCTGGAATTTCTCAACCAAGAGCCAGCCGTGTTGATACCTTGCCCTATGGGTACGGTGCCGCTGGTAGACTAG
- the LOC100241736 gene encoding putative disease resistance protein At1g50180 — translation MAESSVSYLVQKLYDLVSQEASLFGAVEGEVRQLRDELEWIRLSLEYADEKRRYDKRFKLWVNQVRDAAFDAEDVIDEFMFKVERKRQQTLNNLKFLKFLPACLGLVDKLLLAHELSDRITEINTKLEKILVNRKRYSIEYPTASEAGSSSEPWSYSNQMVAARKEKRLPTVEETGVVGMKNDVEAVKEKLLEGAMERVVVAIWGMGGLGKTTLAKKVYNHSDVQNHFSCRALVYVSQEYTIRELLMGIPACILRQRDETEISNMVENELGKKVSDYLKDKRNLIVLDDVWNTDVWHRLSPYFPAELNKSRVFITTRREDIAVDAHSDCYKLQLLGEDESWELFLNKVGSAAELTWPGRGARRTSITERFDTTLMSEVLKSMDWHLSQGPDSCLGILALSYNDLPSYLKPCFLYCGVFPEDSEIKAKRHDSGGRYECMGEVELGRNVREYLKEKKYLVTMDDVEMPLTVPKRLTIPIVEGENGPRAYAVASASLALVLLAFLWNS, via the exons ATGGCAGAGAGCAGTGTCTCTTATCTAGTACAGAAGCTGTATGACTTGGTTTCACAAGAAGCCTCTCTATTCGGGGCAGTAGAAGGGGAGGTGAGGCAGCTTCGTGACGAGCTGGAGTGGATCCGACTCTCCCTGGAATATGCAGATGAAAAGCGCAGATACGATAAAAGGTTCAAGCTGTGGGTGAATCAGGTCAGAGATGCGGCTTTTGATGCTGAGGATGTCATTGATGAATTCATGTTCAAGGTGGAACGCAAACGGCAGCAGACACTCAATAATCTCAAGTTCCTCAAATTCTTACCCGCATGCCTGGGCCTAGTTGACAAGTTACTGCTGGCACATGAGCTCAGCGATCGTATAACAGAAATCAATACCAAACTTGAGAAGATTTTGGTTAATAGGAAGAGGTACAGCATCGAATATCCCACAGCTTCTGAAGCTGGGAGTTCTTCTGAACCTTGGAGCTACTCCAATCAAATGGTGGCCGCCAGGAAAGAGAAGAGGCTCCCCACTGTTGAAGAAACCGGCGTAGTGGGGATGAAAAATGATGTGGAAGCTGTAAAGGAAAAGCTGTTAGAGGGAGCGATGGAGAGAGTAGTGGTGGCCATCTGGGGGATGGGTGGCCTTGGCAAAACAACTCTTGCTAAGAAAGTTTACAACCACAGTGATGTTCAGAACCACTTTAGCTGTCGTGCTTTGGTGTATGTATCTCAAGAGTATACAATCCGGGAGCTTCTTATGGGGATACCCGCATGCATTCTCCGCCAGAGAGACGAAACTGAAATTAGTAATATGGTTGAGAATGAGTTGGGAAAGAAGGTTTCCGATTACCTCAAGGATAAAAGGAATTTGATAGTGTTGGATGATGTATGGAACACCGATGTTTGGCACAGGTTGAGCCCATATTTTCCTGCGGAATTAAATAAGAGCAGAGTGTTTATCACTACTCGCAGAGAAGATATTGCTGTGGATGCTCATTCAGATTGCTATAAACTTCAACTTTTGGGTGAGGATGAAAGCTGGGAGCTGTTTCTCAACAAAGTAGGGAGTGCAGCAGAACTGACATGGCCAGG TCGTGGTGCTCGGAGGACTTCTATCACTGAAAGATTCGACACAACACTCATGTCAGAAGTGCTTAAAAGCATGGATTGGCATCTAAGTCAAGGTCCCGACTCCTGTTTGGGAATTCTTGCACTGAGCTATAACGACTTACCCTCTTACTTGAAGCCCTGCTTTCTTTACTGTGGGGTTTTTCCGGAGGACTCAGAAATCAAAGCAA AGAGGCATGATTCAGGTGGCCGATACGAATGCATGGGAGAGGTTGAGCTTGGCAGGAATGTTCGTGAGTATCTGAAAGAGAAGAAGTACTTGGTTACTATGGATGAT GTGGAGATGCCCTTGACAGTGCCAAAGCGGTTAACAATCCCTATAGTTGAGGGGGAAAATGGTCCCCGGGCATATGCTGTAGCCAGTGCTTCATTGGCTCTTGTTCTTCTTGCATTTTTGTGGAATTCCTAA